A stretch of DNA from Silvanigrella paludirubra:
TCAAATATTGATATAAATATTTCAGATAATGTTCCTCCTCAATCGGGGTATAACATTTTAAATAAGCTTGAAGGACTAATCATCGATTTATCTGTAAATATTTTTAAAAATTATTCTTTTTCTGCTTTTCCGTTAGCTAGAGCTTTGGAAGAAACTAAAAATAAAAAAAACTCACTTATTTTTATTTCACGTAATACTTCTAGAGAAAATGAATATCAATGGATATCTCCTATTTATATCACTCCTGTTTTTATTTATACAAGAAAAGGATGGATCAAAAAAAATGGAGTAAACATAAATAGATTAAGCTCTATTGGTGTTATTAATGGTTCTTCATTAATTCTAACATTAAATGAAAAAAAATATATGGGTGAAATTTCTACTGTTACAAGTAACGAACAAAATTTAAAAAAATTACTAAATGAACGAATTGACGGTTGGATTGAAGGAAGCATTATTGCTGAGTATATAATAAAAAAAGAAAATTTAAATGTTTTAAGCTTTGACAAAATTGGACCTATTTTGAATAATAAAACTTGGATAGCAACTTCAAAAAAATCAGATAAAGAATTTATATCAGCAGTATCATTAAAAATAAATAAATTTAGAACAAGTCAATTATATAATGAAATTTTAAATAAATACTCTGCGCAACCTATTGATTATGGGAATGATTAAAATAGCTAAAATTAATTATTAATAAACAATTTTAAAAGAATATTTTAAAGTTTAAATTATAATATTTTT
This window harbors:
- a CDS encoding substrate-binding periplasmic protein, with translation MKNIKIKLILFYLIIPIQFHRYILAESNIDINISDNVPPQSGYNILNKLEGLIIDLSVNIFKNYSFSAFPLARALEETKNKKNSLIFISRNTSRENEYQWISPIYITPVFIYTRKGWIKKNGVNINRLSSIGVINGSSLILTLNEKKYMGEISTVTSNEQNLKKLLNERIDGWIEGSIIAEYIIKKENLNVLSFDKIGPILNNKTWIATSKKSDKEFISAVSLKINKFRTSQLYNEILNKYSAQPIDYGND